One genomic window of Sebastes umbrosus isolate fSebUmb1 chromosome 15, fSebUmb1.pri, whole genome shotgun sequence includes the following:
- the ciarta gene encoding circadian associated repressor of transcription a, which translates to MNTLDRSSKWPSYDSLTSTSSFRFSESEQTEDEADVFSEGEGDGGTRKSVSGDEGVAISGNYHDFPAHSDQLHSRSESDRPKRCPDEPKHPNPASSPPAATLGSSSATPGDLAFAKKCADLQRYICPLLELLHGLKIGRFDKGLSSFQQSVAIDRLQRILGVLQRPDMGERYLQNLLQIEMMLKIWFPRVAKNIPSQPTPIRLRTHWCQNQLHMPVKKRKLSWSDPDDSSEVPTKRQHYRHGKHASCQAATPLDTVITRLPGSPKNQRVPEEEPVEPAEASCVAQHEFTHSTVTLSRPLYLCIKRENEKSEISLPSHCESPATQDSSVSSSDISTTADSP; encoded by the exons ATGAATACATTGGACCGTTCTTCCAAATGGCCGTCTTATGACTCGCTGACCTCCACCTCGAGCTTCCGCTTCAGCGAGAGTGAGCAGACTGAGGATGAAGCGGACGTCTTCTCGGAGGGAGAAGGGGACGGTGGAACAAGAAAGTCCGTCTCGGGTGATGAAGGGGTCGCAATCTCTGGAAATTACCACGACTTCCCAGCTCATTCGGATCAGCTGCACTCAAGGTCCGAGAGCGACAGGCCTAAACGCTGCCCGGATGAGCCCAAGCATCCCAACCCGGCCTCTTCTCCCCCAGCTGCAACGTTGGGCTCCTCTTCAGCGACCCCTGGGGACCTGGCCTTCGCTAAGAAA TGTGCAGATTTGCAAAGGTACATCTGTCCTTTGCTGGAACTTCTACATGGTCTAAAGATCGGGCGATTTGACAAAG GTCTATCAAGTTTCCAGCAGAGCGTTGCCATAGACAGATTGCAGAGGATTCTTGGAGTTCTGCAGAGGCCTGACATGGG TGAGAGATACCTCCAAAACCTGCTGCAGATAGAGATGATGCTGAAGATATGGTTCCCTCGGGTGGCCAAAAATATTCCAAGCCAGCCCACCCCTATCAGACTCCGAACACACTGGTGCCAAAATCAGCTCCACATGCCCGTTAAG AAGAGAAAGCTGAGCTGGTCAGACCCCGACGACTCCAGCGAAGTCCCAACCAAGCGTCAGCACTATCGACATGGAAAACATGCGAGCTGCCAGGCTGCGACTCCACTTGACACAGTGATCACACGTCTACCAGGCTCACCTAAAAACCAGAGAGTTCCAGAGGaagaaccagttgaaccagCTGAGGCTAGCTGTGTAGCCCAACACGAGTTTACGCACAGCACTGTGACTTTGAGCAGGCCGTTATATTTGTGTATCAAGAGAGAAAACGAGAAGTCTGAGATTTCTCTTCCCTCCCATTGTGAAAGCCCGGCGACACAGGACAGCTCGGTGTCCTCGAGTGACATCTCGACTACAGCTGACTCGCCTTAG
- the mrps21 gene encoding 28S ribosomal protein S21, mitochondrial, with the protein MSRHLRFIARTVMVQDGNVDAAYKTLNRVLTQDGIIDTVKRKRYYEKPCRERQRKNFEGCRRIYHTEMARKIAFVSKTIRDDPWLGC; encoded by the exons ATGTCGAGGCACCTTCGCTTCATTGCTCGGACCGTGATGGTCCAAGACGGCAACGTTGATGCGGCGTACAAGACTTTAAACAG GGTCTTGACTCAGGATGGGATTATCGATACGGTTAAGCGCAAGCGCTACTACGAGAAGCCCTGCCGAGAGCGTCAGCGGAAGAACTTTGAGGGCTGCAGGCGGATCTACCACACGGAAATGGCCAGAAAAATCGCCTTCGTCTCCAAGACAATCAGAGACGATCCCTGGCTTGGCTGCTAG